One window of the Oncorhynchus mykiss isolate Arlee chromosome 5, USDA_OmykA_1.1, whole genome shotgun sequence genome contains the following:
- the LOC110524158 gene encoding prostaglandin E2 receptor EP4 subtype, with protein sequence MNDTRNSSTHTLPDKTAEAMAVPVLMFAVGVIGNIIAIAALSGSKQERKSSAFFALVCGLAVTDLLGTCLASPITIATYLNENVLYDNTNLCEFHSFLLLFFGVAGLSIICAMSAERYLAICCPYTYQRWGIDQHFARKCLFCIYLSNIAFCCLPVMGMAGSICQPSKTWCFINWRADKTLPATYSFLYASVSFLLILMTIVLNFAVCGNLLIMRRRKIQSPVTRGSARARWKALSSGVEAQMMTVLMVTSVVVLGCSAPLVVRVFSNQITWTENSHADLMAIRIASVNAILDPWIYILLRRTLFRKIQRFSKVFYIGRKSKAPMLPVKSSQRTFHYQGDITNTHVFTPL encoded by the exons ATGAACGATACACGTAATTCATCTACACATACGTTGCCTGACAAGACAGCTGAAGCGATGGCTGTACCGGTATTAATGTTTGCAGTTGGTGTCATTGGAAATATAATAGCAATAGCCGCTCTTTCTGGATCCAAGCAGGAGCGCAAATCCTCCGCGTTCTTCGCCCTAGTTTGTGGTTTGGCTGTGACGGATCTGCTTGGGACTTGTTTGGCCAGCCCAATCACTATAGCAACTTACctcaatgaaaatgtgttatatGATAATACTAACCTTTGTGAATTCCATTCCTTTTTGTTGCTGTTCTTCGGAGTGGCTGGGCTAAGTATCATATGCGCAATGTCTGCTGAGCGCTACCTCGCGATATGCTGCCCTTACACTTACCAAAGATGGGGAATTGACCAACATTTTGCACGCAAGTGCTTGTTTTGCATTTATCTCAGCAACATTGCGTTTTGTTGTCTCCCAGTGATGGGTATGGCTGGAAGCATTTGTCAGCCCTCCAAAACGTGGTGCTTCATCAACTGGAGGGCTGATAAGACACTGCCTGCAACATATTCGTTTTTATATGCCAGTGTGAGTTTTTTACTGATATTGATGACGATAGTACTCAACTTTGCAGTTTGTGGCAATCTGTTGATAATGCGTCGCAGGAAAATCCAAAGTCCAGTTACAAGAGGGAGCGCACGGGCGCGCTGGAAAGCGCTTTCCTCCGGCGTGGAAGCGCAAATGATGACGGTGCTCATGGTGACCTCCGTGGTTGTTTTAGGTTGCTCAGCGCCGCTGGTG GTACGCGTATTTTCTAACCAGATAACATGGACCGAGAATTCCCATGCAGATTTGATGGCTATTCGGATCGCCTCGGTCAACGCCATTCTTGACCCTTGGATCTACATCCTCCTGAGAAGGACTTTGTTCCGTAAGATTCAGAGATTCTCTAAAGTGTTTTACATTGGTCGCAAAAGCAAAGCACCCATGTTGCCAGTAAAATCATCACAAAGGACATTCCACTACCAAGGAGACATTACAAACACCCATGTATTCACACCTCTGTGA
- the LOC110524157 gene encoding disabled homolog 2 isoform X2 encodes MSCKQHIIMETDQEACKAAASCPAPSQGPVKTGWLSSNKRGPPVTKPPSDGTSRFQGDGVRYKAKLIGVDYVPAAQGDKMCLDSMMKLKGQEVAGRSQGRHKQRVWLKVSITGVKILDERTGVVEYDHERGKINSLTKDESDPRALSYIYDHEGTYTLFYIKMANLADPVLDDIKEVCQSPVTQEDQEVNKPVENAVALLLLDENIASPKGLDDLEMLNSMPSSPSGQPKQISSRDELMDIFSFPSQNSAMNQPGSPKSLSVPQIFPTFPGQPIAVASFISPPVSIPWCQQGPLPTLSPSSNGSWGAPAPWPSQPNMTGWIPGSGGMMPYGGPQLQGYGVNPQPGVMWGQNTMSFPTSAPNYTPYRAEGLQQQPGSPTTNNKPAQG; translated from the exons ATGAG TTGCAAGCAGCACAtcattatggagacagaccaagAGGCTTGCAAGGCAGCTGCGAGCTGTCCAGCTCCAAGCCAAGGACCCGTCAAGACTGGCTGGCTGTCCTCCAACAAGAGGG GCCCCCCAGTAACCAAGCCTCCATCTGATGGGACCTCTCGTTTCCAAGGAGACGGAGTTCGCTATAAGGCCAAGCTGATTGGCGTGGACTACGTCCCAGCAGCCCAGGGAGACAAGATGTGTTTGGACTCCATGATGAAACTCAAG GGCCAGGAGGTGGCAGGCAGGAGCCAGGGACGACACAAGCAGAGGGTGTGGCTGAAGGTGTCCATTACTGGTGTGAAAATCTTAGATGAGAGGACTGGG GTTGTGGAGTATGACCACGAGAGGGGGAAGATAAACTCCCTGACAAAGGATGAGTCAGACCCTAGAGCCCTCTCCTACATCTACGATCATGAAGGCACCTACACTCTGTTCTACATCAAGATGGCCAATTTG GCTGACCCTGTCCTTGATGATATCAAAGAAGTCTGCCAAAGCCCAGTAACACAAGAGGACCAAGAGGTCAATAAACCAGTAGAG AATGCTGTCGCCTTACTGCTTCTTGATGAGAATATAGCTTCTCCAAAG GGCCTGGATGACTTGGAAATGTTAAATTCCATGCCTAGCTCTCCGTCAGGGCAACCAAAGCAG ATCTCATCCAGGGACGAGCTGATGGACATCTTCTCTTTCCCCAGTCAAAACTCTGCCATGAATCAACCAG GATCTCCAAAGTCTCTGTCAGTTCCTCAGATATTTCCCACCTTCCCTGGTCAGCCGATCGCTGTTGCATCATTCATCTCACCTCCTGTTTCAATACCTTGGTGTCAGCAAGGGCCCCTCCCAACTCTCTCACCCAGTTCAAATGGATCCTGGGGGGCTCCTGCCCCCTGGCCTTCCCAGCCCAACATGACTGGATGGATCCCGGGGTCGGGTGGCATGATGCCCTATGGAGGCCCCCAGCTGCAGGGGTACGGAGTGAACCCACAGCCAGGGGTTATGTGGGGTCAGAACACAATGAGCTTTCCCACCTC
- the LOC110524157 gene encoding disabled homolog 2 isoform X3, with amino-acid sequence METDQEACKAAASCPAPSQGPVKTGWLSSNKRGPPVTKPPSDGTSRFQGDGVRYKAKLIGVDYVPAAQGDKMCLDSMMKLKGQEVAGRSQGRHKQRVWLKVSITGVKILDERTGVVEYDHERGKINSLTKDESDPRALSYIYDHEGTYTLFYIKMANLADPVLDDIKEVCQSPVTQEDQEVNKPVENAVALLLLDENIASPKGLDDLEMLNSMPSSPSGQPKQISSRDELMDIFSFPSQNSAMNQPGSPKSLSVPQIFPTFPGQPIAVASFISPPVSIPWCQQGPLPTLSPSSNGSWGAPAPWPSQPNMTGWIPGSGGMMPYGGPQLQGYGVNPQPGVMWGQNTMSFPTSAPNYTPYRAEGLQQQPGSPTTNNKPAQG; translated from the exons atggagacagaccaagAGGCTTGCAAGGCAGCTGCGAGCTGTCCAGCTCCAAGCCAAGGACCCGTCAAGACTGGCTGGCTGTCCTCCAACAAGAGGG GCCCCCCAGTAACCAAGCCTCCATCTGATGGGACCTCTCGTTTCCAAGGAGACGGAGTTCGCTATAAGGCCAAGCTGATTGGCGTGGACTACGTCCCAGCAGCCCAGGGAGACAAGATGTGTTTGGACTCCATGATGAAACTCAAG GGCCAGGAGGTGGCAGGCAGGAGCCAGGGACGACACAAGCAGAGGGTGTGGCTGAAGGTGTCCATTACTGGTGTGAAAATCTTAGATGAGAGGACTGGG GTTGTGGAGTATGACCACGAGAGGGGGAAGATAAACTCCCTGACAAAGGATGAGTCAGACCCTAGAGCCCTCTCCTACATCTACGATCATGAAGGCACCTACACTCTGTTCTACATCAAGATGGCCAATTTG GCTGACCCTGTCCTTGATGATATCAAAGAAGTCTGCCAAAGCCCAGTAACACAAGAGGACCAAGAGGTCAATAAACCAGTAGAG AATGCTGTCGCCTTACTGCTTCTTGATGAGAATATAGCTTCTCCAAAG GGCCTGGATGACTTGGAAATGTTAAATTCCATGCCTAGCTCTCCGTCAGGGCAACCAAAGCAG ATCTCATCCAGGGACGAGCTGATGGACATCTTCTCTTTCCCCAGTCAAAACTCTGCCATGAATCAACCAG GATCTCCAAAGTCTCTGTCAGTTCCTCAGATATTTCCCACCTTCCCTGGTCAGCCGATCGCTGTTGCATCATTCATCTCACCTCCTGTTTCAATACCTTGGTGTCAGCAAGGGCCCCTCCCAACTCTCTCACCCAGTTCAAATGGATCCTGGGGGGCTCCTGCCCCCTGGCCTTCCCAGCCCAACATGACTGGATGGATCCCGGGGTCGGGTGGCATGATGCCCTATGGAGGCCCCCAGCTGCAGGGGTACGGAGTGAACCCACAGCCAGGGGTTATGTGGGGTCAGAACACAATGAGCTTTCCCACCTC
- the LOC110524157 gene encoding disabled homolog 2 isoform X1: MEFTKLKLSSTSPNVQWMEKHENALSTHSKQARCQRLISKTQTVDGCCKQHIIMETDQEACKAAASCPAPSQGPVKTGWLSSNKRGPPVTKPPSDGTSRFQGDGVRYKAKLIGVDYVPAAQGDKMCLDSMMKLKGQEVAGRSQGRHKQRVWLKVSITGVKILDERTGVVEYDHERGKINSLTKDESDPRALSYIYDHEGTYTLFYIKMANLADPVLDDIKEVCQSPVTQEDQEVNKPVENAVALLLLDENIASPKGLDDLEMLNSMPSSPSGQPKQISSRDELMDIFSFPSQNSAMNQPGSPKSLSVPQIFPTFPGQPIAVASFISPPVSIPWCQQGPLPTLSPSSNGSWGAPAPWPSQPNMTGWIPGSGGMMPYGGPQLQGYGVNPQPGVMWGQNTMSFPTSAPNYTPYRAEGLQQQPGSPTTNNKPAQG; this comes from the exons ATGGAATTCACAAAG CTTAAATTGTCCTCAACCTCGCCAAATGTCCAGTGGATGGAAAAACATGAAAATGCTCTCTCGACTCACAGCAAGCAAGCAAGATGTCAACGTCTCATCAGCAAAACCCagactgtagatggatg TTGCAAGCAGCACAtcattatggagacagaccaagAGGCTTGCAAGGCAGCTGCGAGCTGTCCAGCTCCAAGCCAAGGACCCGTCAAGACTGGCTGGCTGTCCTCCAACAAGAGGG GCCCCCCAGTAACCAAGCCTCCATCTGATGGGACCTCTCGTTTCCAAGGAGACGGAGTTCGCTATAAGGCCAAGCTGATTGGCGTGGACTACGTCCCAGCAGCCCAGGGAGACAAGATGTGTTTGGACTCCATGATGAAACTCAAG GGCCAGGAGGTGGCAGGCAGGAGCCAGGGACGACACAAGCAGAGGGTGTGGCTGAAGGTGTCCATTACTGGTGTGAAAATCTTAGATGAGAGGACTGGG GTTGTGGAGTATGACCACGAGAGGGGGAAGATAAACTCCCTGACAAAGGATGAGTCAGACCCTAGAGCCCTCTCCTACATCTACGATCATGAAGGCACCTACACTCTGTTCTACATCAAGATGGCCAATTTG GCTGACCCTGTCCTTGATGATATCAAAGAAGTCTGCCAAAGCCCAGTAACACAAGAGGACCAAGAGGTCAATAAACCAGTAGAG AATGCTGTCGCCTTACTGCTTCTTGATGAGAATATAGCTTCTCCAAAG GGCCTGGATGACTTGGAAATGTTAAATTCCATGCCTAGCTCTCCGTCAGGGCAACCAAAGCAG ATCTCATCCAGGGACGAGCTGATGGACATCTTCTCTTTCCCCAGTCAAAACTCTGCCATGAATCAACCAG GATCTCCAAAGTCTCTGTCAGTTCCTCAGATATTTCCCACCTTCCCTGGTCAGCCGATCGCTGTTGCATCATTCATCTCACCTCCTGTTTCAATACCTTGGTGTCAGCAAGGGCCCCTCCCAACTCTCTCACCCAGTTCAAATGGATCCTGGGGGGCTCCTGCCCCCTGGCCTTCCCAGCCCAACATGACTGGATGGATCCCGGGGTCGGGTGGCATGATGCCCTATGGAGGCCCCCAGCTGCAGGGGTACGGAGTGAACCCACAGCCAGGGGTTATGTGGGGTCAGAACACAATGAGCTTTCCCACCTC